The following are from one region of the Actinoplanes sp. L3-i22 genome:
- a CDS encoding phosphotransferase family protein, with product MESITKNRQSLTVLRAMVERAYGAGEVPDGDDWCAELGHGWFNVAYRMTLRSGRAVVLKIAPPPDVEVMTYEQGAMATELAALHLIRSRTGVPVPDVDFADQSHELCDADWFFMAYIDGDNLGLLRDQHSPAERAEFNEALGALNRELNSVVGPHFGPLAGPGFPTWRAAFTTMIEGVLRDGERRSVDLGRPYAAVRAVIDAHAGSLDEVTEPRFVEWDMWDNNVMVRDGKIAAIIDHERAFYGDPLIEAGFTGSEVPAYGDSSAFIRGYGHGPSTPDEHTRRRLYCLYLVLIMTIETAYRNFPGTENYDWARTRLDETMSLFSHP from the coding sequence ATGGAGAGCATCACGAAGAACCGGCAGAGCCTGACGGTGCTGCGCGCGATGGTCGAGCGGGCCTACGGCGCGGGCGAGGTGCCCGACGGCGACGACTGGTGTGCCGAACTCGGCCACGGATGGTTCAACGTGGCGTACCGGATGACGCTGAGATCGGGCCGTGCCGTGGTCCTCAAGATCGCGCCGCCGCCGGATGTCGAGGTGATGACGTATGAGCAGGGTGCGATGGCGACCGAGCTGGCCGCGCTGCACCTGATCCGGTCGCGGACCGGGGTGCCGGTGCCGGACGTCGACTTCGCCGATCAGAGCCACGAGCTGTGCGACGCGGACTGGTTCTTCATGGCCTACATTGACGGTGACAACCTCGGCCTGCTCCGCGATCAGCATTCGCCGGCCGAGCGGGCGGAGTTCAACGAGGCGCTCGGCGCGCTGAACCGCGAGCTCAACAGCGTCGTCGGCCCGCACTTCGGCCCGCTCGCCGGGCCGGGCTTCCCGACCTGGCGGGCCGCGTTCACCACCATGATCGAGGGCGTGCTGCGCGACGGCGAACGCCGCTCGGTCGACCTGGGCCGGCCGTACGCTGCGGTCCGCGCGGTCATCGACGCGCACGCGGGGTCGCTCGACGAGGTGACCGAGCCGCGGTTCGTCGAGTGGGACATGTGGGACAACAACGTCATGGTCCGCGACGGGAAGATCGCCGCGATCATCGACCACGAGCGGGCCTTCTACGGCGACCCGCTGATCGAGGCCGGATTCACCGGCAGCGAGGTGCCCGCCTACGGCGACTCGTCCGCATTCATCCGCGGCTACGGCCACGGCCCGTCCACCCCGGACGAACACACCCGCCGCCGCCTGTACTGCCTCTACCTGGTCCTGATCATGACCATCGAAACCGCCTACCGAAACTTCCCCGGCACGGAAAACTACGACTGGGCCCGCACCCGCCTCGACGAAACAATGTCCCTGTTCAGCCACCCCTGA
- a CDS encoding YnfA family protein: MIVARSLLLFVLAALAEIGGAWLIWQGWRENRGLWWIAAGVVALGAYGFVATLQPDANFGRILAAYGGVFVAGSLAWGMVVDKFRPDRWDLIGAAICLVGVTVIMYAPRATS; the protein is encoded by the coding sequence GTGATCGTTGCTCGTTCGCTTTTGCTGTTTGTGCTCGCCGCGCTGGCCGAGATCGGCGGTGCCTGGCTGATCTGGCAGGGCTGGCGGGAGAACCGTGGGCTGTGGTGGATCGCCGCCGGCGTGGTGGCCCTGGGCGCCTACGGCTTCGTGGCGACGCTGCAACCGGACGCGAATTTCGGGCGGATCCTGGCCGCCTACGGCGGGGTCTTCGTGGCCGGCTCCCTCGCCTGGGGCATGGTCGTCGACAAGTTTCGCCCGGACCGGTGGGACCTCATCGGCGCCGCGATCTGCCTGGTCGGCGTCACCGTGATCATGTACGCCCCGCGCGCCACCTCCTGA